One Lepisosteus oculatus isolate fLepOcu1 chromosome 4, fLepOcu1.hap2, whole genome shotgun sequence genomic window, TACAAAAAGCAATAttctgctgtcttttaaaatgcatctcattttttaaaatgtgctttagGGCATTTCTCTTCAGCCTTTTACCTGAATCGCCAATGAATACTTTGAGCAGTAAGGATTTTAGTGGGATAAAATTATAGCATGCATTTCTTTTatactgctgctggaaagttcaGATTTGTTTTGTGAATCTTGTGCATTTTTTGTTTATGGCCAAAAACTGTTGTAAGAATTTGTAGCATTATTTATTGCTGAAATTTCAATGGTACAAACCATTAATTTTTTTCATGTTCAATGCTACTCTCTATTTTAggattactttatttttttattataaatcttTCATTTGTTTAATGGTTCTTTGAGCAAAGGAAATCTGTCTGCCCAAAGCATGTTTACCCCCTTCCTTTATATGATCAGAAATGACTAAAGACCTTTGTCTTATGGAGAAGAGACAAAATCGGTGGATATTAAGGTTGTTGTTAGTCTAAATTATGTAAATCGTGAGTTGCACAGAACAATGACATTTCAGAATTGAGTTTGCCACTCTTTTGATgtctaaggattttttttttctttaaacaggcTTATTTTTGGAACACTATACCCAGCATATAATTCCTACAAAGCAGTGAAGACCAAGAGTGTTAAAGAATATGTAAGTATGAACTCATTTAATTTAAGATTAAGTTCTCAATCGATATTGATTGCTTGCCCTAGTGTAGAGGCACAGGTGATTTTTAAGCAAGTATTCAATGTCACCTTTCTTTTACATTATGAGGAAATAGTTGGATATGCTCATGGGGATGTTCACAGTGCAGAAACCTACTTAGTATTTGTGGGGTTTTCTCCTGAAAAATTGTTCAGTTTTATTCTGACTTTCCTATGGTGAGCTGATATAGACTGCACAAAGGTTAATGACACAATTATGACCTATGAATTTACTTTAAGATGGATAGTCTTGTCCTTGTTCCTCCATAATCCCCCACAATTAAGGGAAACAAGCCAGCAGCCCCCGTTAAGTTTCAAGATCCAGTTTTGGATGTATtggcaataatttaaaaaagtacctGTAGGCAAAAATGTTCTCTTGTTCTTGTCCTGTttcatatataaaacattttagggTGCCTTTTTTCAAAAGTTATCtctatatatattttccatctTTTCACACATTCAAGAAGCAATTTTAAGGTGTTGCATTCAAGAGTTGGTTCCTGACTGGCAGTTCTGTGAAATCCTGGCAGAGAGCGAAGCTGTGTAAGAAAGCAAGCCTTTGTCTATACTGTTAGCGCCCTTTTTATTACTTGAAGAAATAAGTATAAACCTTAGCTTTGGTCAGGGTTGTCACATTGAGGATCAGGTTATTTGAATCTAAAAATTCTCTTCCTTCTGAttttaccttttctttttagaattatcatcatcatcaaggCCCTGGATCTGTAACTTAGTAACTCGGGAGTTCTTCCAGTGGAATTTCCAGGCATCATTTTCTATTAGCTAGGTTTGTTGGTATCAaagaaataagaataaaattagAGATTTCATGTTTTAATGTGTTAATGAAAATGATAAACAGAATTTACAATAGAAGTGTTCTGTCAGAAGTATCAGAGAGGTCTGTTGGTCTCTTATGTTGAGCCCCAGAGTTAAGAGGTGGCTGGTTCGTGTCGGGGTTATGTCGGTGTGACCAGTGTGGTCTAGGTTCTTTGAGTGGTGGCATGTGGTTTGCAAAGTGCTGCTGGAGCTGAGGGGGTGTCAGTCAACAGGGTGTTCTGCACCATCTATGAGTCTGCaggaagaaaatgaaagtttaaaaaaggCAGTCTCTAATCGGCATGCAGAAGGTCAGGGTGTACTTAATACAGCAGAGGCAGTGTGTTAGTCGAAACCGAGGCTTTGATCTTTATTCTTACCAGTGAACATTTTGAGTATGGAATATGTGTTTTGTTGTACTTTTAGTATTCCTACTTCGGAAAAATAAGTTGACCTTCTTTAAATGGTAGAAGGAGATTGCACATTAATGCCTACTGTGGGGAGTCTAGTTGGCAAATCCTGTAGAGTTCTGGCACTCAGCCCTCTTTAATGGAAATTTTTTGTCATGTTGATGTTGAGAAATCTGTCCACTGTGCTGGCAGAGATCTGCGTCCTGTGTTTCCAAATACTGCAGACTCTTAACTAAAAAAGCTTCCAGTCTGCAAGATGTATAAGACATCGTGTCAATTTATCCACTGCATTGCTCTTAGTAGACTGATTTAGATTTATTGCCTAATTGTTTCATCTTCCATTAAGGTAAGGATAAATCATAAAAATTTAACCACTTAATAGGTTGTTGTTGATGAGGAAATACATTCCACAGGAGATCTAAACAACTCCACAGAAATTATAGGCATCTAAGCAATCCCGCACAAATAAAATTGTCTTAAATAATAAGGATATCTTAGAGCAAGACCATAACAACACATTTGTCATGAATGGATAAAGCTAAGTGAATAAGATAGACTTTTGAATACTGTCCAAGGTTTTAGGATTGATAAATTGACCTGATATGGTATATATGAAACAATTTCATGTTCTGCGGATATACTAGTTCACTGGAATGCAGTACATTTCTTCTGAAATCcaggatttttaattttacaggcATGTGTACACAGCAGTTGAATTGTGTAATTCCATGTTTCTCAGCCCCTGGTCTGCTGACTCACACCAGTACCAGGCCATGCTTTAACGTAAACATTATGGATTGGGTTTTCTTGTTGCAATGGACCAGCTTTTTAGCCTAAGCAGTTCTCAAGGGAGAAGAAGAGAGTTCAGGGAGCTAGTTCTTTGTTCCAGACAGTAGTCTAGTTCCTATGTAAGTTGTATAGTTGAAtcttttaaattagaaaaagaaTGAAACTTGGAATCTTTAAAGCAGCTCAGATCTCATCCTTTTTCTACTGCTTTGTTGCCATTTCTTTGAAAATCAcggcagcactgtggctgcaTGTCTTACAATTCACACCGTGGTCAACATCAGAAGCTTAACTGCAGGCACAGGTTCTTCATCAGCCCTCTAATTCTGCACTTTCACTACCGTGTGGTAGCTTGTGTGTTTTCATTCAGAACGTATTCGAGTTTTACATGTACACTGTATACAATTGATCACATTTGTCTTGTGTGACAATCATTGACAGCTTGGAAGTTCTGCTTGGGGTGCCTGCCATTTGTGCTGTACCAGTACTACCCAGGCATCTACATAGCTTAAAGTGGCTCTGAAAAAGCACAAGATGCATGACGCATTTGTACTCATACGTTGTATGAGAAGATTGATATTCCCAAATACTTTTTTGCCATTGTGTTTCTTTACCACTGGGAAATTTAAACACCAAGctgcaaaaaatgattttgcagTTCTCTCTAGCCTTTAttacaatgtaatatttttgaTATGCAGTTACAAACTGCTCTCTCAGCTAAAATCGGCCAATCCTTATTTTCAAAGTCATAGGAAGTAACACTGTCAGGAGAGCAATGGCATATGCTACATAAACTATTCCTAGAAAATCCCTCAATAAAACCCTTTGCAAAAGGCTGTAATATATTCTTCATTGTACTCTGTGACATCTTGATCAGTTAATAGCTGCCCGTCAGACACATGACTCTTGATAAATCTGGCATTACGCCATTTTCCTGACTGTGTAGATCTCTTCAGCAGTgtgaaaatgtcatgttccctgtatcctaaaaacaaaatgtttgttaaaatacaaaCTAGATGTACGTTGGCAACTGAGGAGTTCATGAATTCTTAACTGAAAGATACCAGTGAATGTTTCAGTATGTCTAAAATGCCCTAGAGAAGCATGAAGGTTTCCTGTGACAGAGGTGCACCATACTCACCAGGGAGCATCAGCATATATTTGTACAGTGACTATCAAAGGTATTCACCTGCCCTTGGACTTTTTCCACatggaatcataatgtatttaacagGGAGTCTTTGCCATTAATTTTGCAATTAATTGATAGAAATATAATATTGATAATaactgattgcataagtattcccACCTTTTGAGTGAATATTTGGTAGAGACACATGTGGCAGAAATTATAGCCATAAGTTTCTACCAGTTTtgcacgtttggacatttttaaaaaattggacAATTTTTACCTCTTTGCAAAATTGCTCAAACTCCCCCAGGTTGGATTGGAAAGCTGGTAAAGAGCCATTCCCAACTCCTGTCTTGATTGGATTGAGGTCCAGGTTTTGATTGGGCCACTCCAGAATTTTGACTATTCTTTCTAAACTGTGCCAGTGTGGCTGTATGTTTTGGGTTATTGTCCTATTGGAAGGGAATTTTCTCCTTAATCCCATGTCTCTAGCAGACTGCAGTAAGTTTTCTTCCAGGATTTCTTTGTACTTTGCTGTACCCATTTTATCTTCTGTCTTCACAAGTCTTCTAGGCCCTGATTCAGCATGATAGCATGatactgccaccaccatgcttcacaatAGGGATGGTATTTTCAAGATGTTGTTCATTGTTACACTTGCACCAAACATAGTGGTTACCGTTGAGGCCATAGACTCTTCTTAAGCTTGGTTTTAGTCCCCACATGCCTTCTGTCAAAGTATGGTTAAGATGGTTGAGTTTTTTGTCACTCTCCCATGAAGCCCAAATTTGTGAAGCACTCGGGCAATTGTCATATGCAGAGCTTCTTATAGTGGACTTTACTGCGCTCTGAGGGATATGTAATGCCTTGGAAATGTTCTTATGCCCTTTCACTAACTGTTGGTTTTCAATAACCCTATTCTAGTTTTACTTTGAAAGTTCCGTTGTCTTCATGATGTATATGGATATGTCTAAACTCTCTAATTCCTTGCTGTTGTATTATGATTCATCAGACCTAAAAAGAAGTAGTGTGGGGATGGGCATATTTGTGACTGTTCAGGTATTCAGTAGTGTGGGAAAGGTATGTAAAGCATCTTACTCTGAAGTCTTGTTTGCTTTGTCACAGCTTCTCTCTGTACCCTGCGGctgacagctgggctgtgggtgAGTAAGGGGTGTGTTAGTGTTGTCACACACTGGCAGAACAGCATAGGTGTGGAATACTCTTGCAATGTGCATTTATCATACCTGTCAGGAAGAGCTTTCCAAGCCAAAcgccttcattttgtttttagttcacACTAAAAAAGTGTACTGCGTGTATCCAAGCATTTTTCAGTGCTAAGGAAGTACTTCATAACTGCAGTATATTTATTCCTAAATGATCTTCTCATTATTGTCATATAGTCTTGTTACTACCCAGGGTAGTTGAGAAAAATCCTTTTCAACATcatcaatttgttttttatcagTTATTGATTTGAAATTGTGTTTGAGGAATAGTGGTAATCCATAGCTCGTTTCTAAACACTGATTTTCAGCACTTTTTCTTAGCACTTTTACCTATTTTATTCCAATAAATGAACCATTTAGTTTTGGGAAGTAAGAGGAGAATGCGTGTTGCATCTTTCCTTCGTGGAAAGTGACAAGCAGGCTTTGAAAGGTGTTGATATGTGCTAGAATGAATGTGGTTGATTTGTTGatattttaagattttcatTAACTTTCTCACATTTGTATGACTGAAAGTATGTCCATTTCATTTAGACATGTTTGGATATTTTTCTTATAAATACTTTATACACATTAATACTTTGTGCTAAAACCTCCTTGACCATGAAATATGAGAAACTCAAAGGCAGTTTTGGTTTTCCACTCAGCCTAAATACACTGAACTTGTTTTCATTGGTACTGGTACTAGCCTCCCTGCCAAACTGCTTCCTTTGTTTCAGCTCATCTGCAATTTTTAACCGACTCAGCCCTTAGAGGTTTTTATTCTGTCCAATACAGTAGAACTTAATTTTTGCAGGTTTTAGCTTGGCTAAAGCTCTCTTTCCTCTGTAACATGTAGCAAATAAGTGCTTGGATGGATTTCAGCCTGTTACTTATTGCACACCTCTTGTTACATGAGTGTTACACTGCTTGTTTTTGGTATTTTACATCAGGCTGGGATACTTTGGCTGCCCAATACATCAAAATGTTATTCAAGACCTTAAACTAATTGACATTTTAACATTGGTGTGCAGCAATTGGTGTTTATCCTCATTTCTGTGATTATGCATACTGTTTGCAGCTGAGAGATTAATGAAATTTAAACAGATTTAAATAAACCCCATGCAATCTAAATGCCTCATGCACTGATGCAATGCATTGATCACTTACGGACAAATGCAGTCTGCAGAGGTTCACAGCAAGGTCGCCAATTAAAACTGACATTGCCCGTCAGTGTAGTAATTCTAGCACTGTGTACATTCATTTTACTTTGCCCACTCAGGCTTAAAATACCCTCTAATACCTTGGAGAGGCTGAACTAAGGATATTATCACATGACTGTATTACCTTTGAAACTGAAGCACTAAGGAGGCCCTGAAAGCCTGACGGAATTCAAGCAATATTGCAGAAAGTGCATGCAAAGTAGGGCATTGCACACGGGTCAGAAATCAAAGTATTTGCAAAACCAATTTCACAACTTGAATGCCAGTTATTTTACAGGCTAGACAAGGTGAATGCACACCTCCCTATCATGTAACACTGTTCAGATGATTACAAGATAGTGGGCAACCATAGAAAGCAGTTGCATTTAGTCAATAACTTGTTTTCTAACATATGTGTAATGTGTTCCCAAATTCAAATGTTTGAGACATTCTTCACTGTTGCATTACCTAGTAGTAATATTTAATCATGAGAATTCTTCAGGTACACAGAGATTACTGGTTTTAGCCTAGATGATACCATGACCTTAGAATGTCAGTGGACGCCAAAAGTCTGAAAAGATTAATAAACTGCCACAGGATTAGCTGGAAACTAGGTTAATGTTGTGGATCAGTTTTAAACATACAAGGAATTCAATCAGTTAAGgatttctgttgtaaaaatgaaaagtaactGCAGTCATCTTTCAagttatgtttttaaacatcTTTCAATCCTAGGCATGTTGATTGGTGTTTAACTGccctttttgtgttatttttctaGCCTTTTTTCTAGGCTCGAGGGAAATGTCCTTCCTGGATTAATTCTTGTTTAATTTTTCCAGGTTCGTTGGATGATGTACTGGATTGTTTTTGCCCTCTTCACAGTAGCAGAAACAATCACAGATCTCACAATATCTTGGTAAGATCATTGATATAATTGAAAGTCGGATTGAATCATTGTTTATTCGCTCACTATAAAATCTGCACTAGACTGCATTTACAATTTTTGTAGTTCACTAAATCAGACGCTAGGCTTGCAATTTTATTGTTGCCTTCAGGAAGGATAAGGGAAtgaatttgttttacagaaatTAGGGTCAGTTTAAAAGTTTGTGTGAACTGAAGTCAAacgaaaaaaaatattgcagttcttgaagaaattttaaatatttaagtactttttttctctcatgAAGGTTTCCTCTCTATTATGAAATAAAGATTGCATTTGTGATTTGGCTGTTGTCTCCATACACCAGAGGAGCCAGCCTTCTCTACAGGAAATTCCTGCACCCTCTTCTGACATCTAGGGAAAGGGTAAGATAACAATCTTGTGTCCTCATTTCCTCTTTGTGCAAGTCTCCATTATTCAGACATCAATTGTGTAGACTACCTGTTTATCACAAAAATGTGctcttttaaaagttttaaatcaaattctgcaaagtgttttttttccttacagtGCTATGTTAAGGCCTCCAGTCCAacagctggcagagaaatcATGATAATTTCCACCCAAATTCTTTAATCATATACGAATGAGCCCCTTCTGCACCTGTTCAAGATTTTCAATATTCTtaagttaataaataaaatatcagcCAGATAAAGCTCTTTAATGACTGAAAACAAAGGTTtccttgttttacttttttatattgaACAGGACGGGCTGTAGGATTTATACACTAGGTGTCATTAATGATTACAATACAATGGCCTTGAAAAACCAGAGTCATCTTATTGGATTTAACATGTCAAATATGTCCCctattcttaaatattttttatttcgtattcctttttaattcattagccttgcagatacatctTAAATTATGTTGGGATTAAATTCTCCTATTCTGTTTTAGTTGAAACTCTAGACACAATGAAATATGGATCTGCGAATCCTGTTACAAAGTACATAGTTATAATGCACGATTTTTTACTTCTGTCCATTTAGACTCTTGTCTTTAAGTGAAACCAACATATtgctttgctttcaggtgcCACGGTGTGTAAACCAGGATTTAAATATGCAGTGTACAGTGAGAATGTATCAGTTTTATGATTTTACTGCAAGACTCTTGCATCAGTTTAATGTGTCAGtggtaaacatttttaaactggaCTACTAATAATGCCATTAAGAATAAAGGCAAGCGCATACTCACAAAGAACCTGTCAATTATATCTTCTTTCTAACAGGAAATTGATGAATACATAGTTCAAGCCAAAGAACGGAGCTATGAGACCATGGTAAACTTTGGCAGGCAAGGCTTAAGCATAGCTGCAACTGCAGCTGTCACTGCAGCTGTCAAGGCAAGTACAATGCTACTTTCATTTTGTGTGCACAGTAAGATTAAAAATGCAGATGATATAAATAAAGCTACTGCGTTCCTAGAGTCCTTTACACGAAGAGAACAAACCTTATCCCAACAGGTTTTCTTGAAAGTTTTTACTGTCACAATAGAATTGATAATGTTCTTGGGTGctgtttaataaatgtttagGATGAGTACTGTTAAGTGGTCTTTGACAGTAAGGGGCTAGGAGAATATTTCATTGTTTGCTCAAATAGGTCACACATGATCTCTTCGTTGTAGGCGTTTTCAGTTCTAAACTTGTTCTTTCACAATGTTCTAAATTAAGCAGGATGTCTAGAGTTCAGTGTGATCTTTCAGAACACTCAACAAATAACAAGGGTCATCACTACCCAAATAGTCTTTTAGGAGGAGTAAGTTGACTTGCAAAATGATTATCAGATACAGCTTTTAAGAAAGCCATATCTTAGAATAGCTTCACAGATTGTTCAGCTGTTCTTTGTCTTCTTCCTTTCTGTGTCCTAACCCTGGTGTTACTCTCTTTTTTGCCTTTACTGACACACTATCCTATAGGAATACTGCACTTCTTTCGTCTGTTCTCTTCACACAAGTTGAGGTAATAACAAAGGAAATGCAGCATGGAGGCAATTCTAATGTTATAGTTTGGATTTGTCCCTCTCCCTGAGGACTTTGGACAGTTTCCTTATTGTAACCTGGCTGTTTTTACTACTGTCAACCTGAACCTTTACCCCTGCCCTTGCAAAGTGCTGTGACTTTGTGGTAGACAGTCATTTTATCTATAGATTGATTGTCAATCTGATTATTAATAGGCTCAACGTTCTAAAAAATGTTCTGAACATTCTCCTCTTTAATACTTGTGTTttacacataaaataaatggaaattttcttctttttagttttttttgaaatgttgcatgtttttttattaactgcCTCAAAAGATATTTCAGTCCATGATTAACTGAAGCAGCTCAGTTGAGAAGCTATTTGGCTTCTCGGTCTTTGGGGAGACTGGAGTTTACCAGCCTGAAGTCTGGAGTTGGATGACTAAGTGTTTTTCCTCCTGCAGGGCCAAGGCGCTATTACTGAGCGGCTGAGAAGCTTCAGTATGCAAGATCTAACACAGATCCCGGGTGACGAGCCACTGCAGCGGCCATATCCAGGCAAAAAAGCCAAAAACCCCAGCCCTGAGCCGTCTGGTATGTCCCGCATCTCTTCTGAATTAACGTGGATTAGTATTTGCCATTGCCACAGACTGTTTTCACTTAAATTCCTagacaattattttaaagagaCATGGATGCACTCTCACCATTGTCTTTGAGCAGCCTGTTTATGCCTGATGGGACATGGAGTCAGAGTTagtctattttcttttttcttttacaaatcgTCTACTGACTGCTAGTCTTCAAAAACCTTGTCTTTCCTGAAAGGTTGGTACTGATCACgtgtagaaagaaaagaaagtctGTCTTGCaccataagcaatcatttagtGTTGCTGAGCCTTATGTAAACTGATGTAGAATTATATTTTCAGCTGTATTACTTGATGGGTCTTTATTACCCAGATATGTAGATCATAACATTGAAGTatgttacatttgttttgtttatacaATATCAATTCAAAACATTAAACTCTTTGGGGATATGTGAAAACCTTGGCTTGTTGCTTCATTGTGACTAGAATACGTAATGTCTGTTAGTGTATGCTGATATGCAGTTTGAAAGTCCACTAGCATTCAATGTTGAATACTTGTACAAGTATGAATGTGTGGAGTGGtagaacattttttatatatacagtaattaatttgTCTGCACATTTTGTGTTCAAGCACCCTTCAGTGATCAGAGCACAGCATTTCTAAGATTTTTCTTGTCTGTTGGCTTATTACCTACTTTGTGAAATGTAGATCCAatcctgttttaattttaaatctttttcatttgctttgcaaagtctgtttttttttccattttatggaTCTATCCTGTTAGGGCACAGAAGTTGGAGTCAGTAAGAGATCATGCTGTGTTTGGTGTTGTAATAAGTATTTGCCTTCTTGTTCCTGAAGTGAATTACAATAACCATCAGCCAAACTGGTAGAGGCTGTTATAGAATCATTCAGCCAACACCACTGTCATTTAAACTGTAGATTTGTTATTAAACTATATGTGAATAACAAAATCAAAGGAAGTTTGTACAGAATTGGATTGTTCATGTTTTGTATCTAACTTCTTAGTTTGTCAAAATATAAATGGAACTTTAGGTTCAAGTTAAGAGATATAAAATAGTGTCTTGTAAAGTACTGCtggatttttgcttttttgtatgATTTTATAAGCCTGTTTCCTTTAACCCAAACACTACTTGATTTCCTTCTTGGTCTGACTGAAGACTAAAGAGTGCTTCTGCATATAAAGTAACTTTTATTAACCCTGGAACTAAAGCTCCCCAGAATCAAGTGATTTAGTCACTGGGATCTTTAAGGGGGGGACTCGCATTTtgtgaatatatttaattttcactttttagAATCAAATTAAGTGCATTGTTCTGTATGTATCCTGTGGAATTGCTGTAATGAGAAACGGAGCATGCATGTATAAAATAGTTTGT contains:
- the reep3b gene encoding receptor expression-enhancing protein 3; this encodes MVSWIISKAVVLIFGTLYPAYNSYKAVKTKSVKEYVRWMMYWIVFALFTVAETITDLTISWFPLYYEIKIAFVIWLLSPYTRGASLLYRKFLHPLLTSREREIDEYIVQAKERSYETMVNFGRQGLSIAATAAVTAAVKGQGAITERLRSFSMQDLTQIPGDEPLQRPYPGKKAKNPSPEPSDYPYQYKQDDAEDRSDEEAEATFSEDEALAQRGLRRSQSVKLSRSRLRKENRYGSLKIKGKRRTALSSVNYEP